A stretch of the Bactrocera neohumeralis isolate Rockhampton unplaced genomic scaffold, APGP_CSIRO_Bneo_wtdbg2-racon-allhic-juicebox.fasta_v2 ctg4935, whole genome shotgun sequence genome encodes the following:
- the LOC126767244 gene encoding tigger transposable element-derived protein 1-like, which yields MLHNSPALKMRKAISLDTKIKILDQLATGQGATVVGNNFGIHEATVRTIKKNETAIRASVCSGTKLSAKSSSYVRDVVKEKMEKALVIWIEDKSQKRISVDGLAIKQTALRIYKRIQEIDPDTSSQSKQHAFSRPFWKRMPRRTYVAKSQKTAGGFKVAKDRITLLFCSNASGERILKPLLVHRALRPRSMKSVDFNKLPVHWMANKKAWVTSAIFTEWFQKHFIPEVRRYMKEKCLEFKVLLILDNAPGHPVLEHPNVQFCFLPPNTTSLIQPLDQGIIATFKTYYIRSSFHYVVEKLDNYEESSVIDEWKKFSIMDCINQVKIALDLLKPSTLNSCWKNIWPECVKCKDPVIDNNAELADIITMANAIGGDGFDDLSKNCW from the exons ATGTTACATAATTCTCCTGCATTAAAAATGAGGAAAGCGATCAGCTTAGataccaaaatcaaaattttagatcaaCTTGCAACGGGACAAGGCGCAACGGTTGTGGGAAATAATTTCGGAATCCATGAAGCTACTGtaagaacaattaaaaaaaatgaaacggcAATTAGAGCATCAGTATGTTCTGGAACAAAATTAAGTGCAAAGTCATCATCGTATGTAAGGGATGTTGTTAAAGAGAAAATGGAAAAAGCTTTGGTAATCTGGATAGAAGACAAATCCCAAAAGAGAATATCAGTAGACGGACTTGCTATCAAGCAGACAGCATTAAGAATCTATAAACGTATCCAGGAAATTGATCCAGATACATCATCTCAGTCAAAACAACATGCATTTTCC CGGCCTTTTTGGAAGAGAATGCCTAGAAGAACTTATGTAGCAAAATCGCAGAAAACAGCCGGTGGTTTTAAAGTAGCAAAGGACCGTATTACGTTGTTGTTTTGTTCCAATGCTTCAGGAGAACGTATTCTTAAGCCACTCCTAGTACATCGTGCCTTAAGACCACGTTCCATGAAAAGTGTAGATTTCAATAAATTGCCTGTACACTGGATGGCGAACAAAAAGGCTTGGGTAACCAGTGCAATTTTCACAGAGTGGTTTCAGAAGCACTTCATCCCAGAAGTTAGGCGCTACATGAAAGAAAAATGTCTCGAATTTAAAGTTCTTTTGATTCTAGACAATGCACCAGGCCATCCAGTTTTGGAGCACCCAAAcgtacaattttgttttttgccgcCTAATACTACTTCCCTTATACAGCCACTAGACCAGGGGATAATTGCTACGTTTAAAACGTATTACATAAGAAGTTCATTTCATTATGTTGTAGAAAAACTTGATAATTATGAGGAATCATCAGTCATAGatgaatggaaaaaattttctataatggACTGCATTAATCAAGTCAAGATCGCGTTAGATTTATTAAAGCCATCAACTTTGAACTCgtgttggaaaaatatttggcCAGAAtgcgtaaaatgcaaagatccTGTTATCGATAATAACGCTGAACTTGCTGATATAATAACAATGGCCAATGCAATCGGTGGGGATGGATTCGATGACCTATCGAAGAATTGTTGGTAG